A genomic region of Pyrus communis chromosome 14, drPyrComm1.1, whole genome shotgun sequence contains the following coding sequences:
- the LOC137716112 gene encoding histone deacetylase HDT1: MEFWGVEVKAGEPVKVVPAESYVIHLSQATLGELKKGGDQCVIHVKVGDQKLVLANLSSDKMPQIPFDLVFDKEFELSHNLKSGSVHFCGYKTYIANESDEDQSDFDSESEEDLPLNFTGNGNIVEAKPAPPKTKAVKPESSGKQKVKIEEPIKDEDDSDDSDEDDSDDDDESSDEDMLGADSSDEDDEDSEKEEDTPTPKKDSKKRPNESAPKTPVSAKKAKQVTPQKTDGKKGAHTATPHPAKKGGKTPQTPNSAGGDHSCKTCSKSFNSDGALSSHNKAKHGAK, encoded by the exons ATGGAGTTTTGGG GTGTTGAAGTTAAGGCTGGAGAGCCTGTAAAGGTAGTGCCAGCGGAAAGCTATGTTATCCACTTGTCACAG GCAACTCTGGGCGAGTTAAAGAAGGGAGGTGATCAGTGTGTTATCCATGTCAAGGTCGGAGACCAGAAGCTTGTTTTGGCAAATCTCTCATCTGATAAAATGCCTCAGATTCCCTTTGACTTGGTCTTTGACAAAGAATTCGAGCTCTCTCACAACTTGAAAAGCGGGAGTGTCCACTTTTGTGGTTATAAAACTTACATTGCAAA TGAATCCGACGAGGACCAATCTG attttgatAGTGAATCAGAAGAGGATCTCCCACTGAATTTTACTGGCAATG GTAACATTGTTGAAGCAAAGCCAGCTCCACCCAAGACTAAAGCTGTCAAACCAGAATCTTCTGGAAAGCAGAAGGTTAAGATTGAAGAGCCAATTAAGGATGAGGATGATTCTGATGACTCAGATGAAGATGattctgatgatgatgatgaaagtTCTGATGAG GACATGCTTGGAGCTGATAGtagtgatgaagatgatgaggaCAGTGAGAAAGAAGAGGACACCCCAACGCCTAAGAAG GACTCCAAGAAAAGGCCCAATGAGTCTGCCCCAAAAACTCCCGTCTCTGCTAAGAAGGCAAAGCAAGTTACTCCACAGAAGACTG ATGGAAAGAAGGGTGCCCACACTGCAACACCACACCCTGCAAAGAAGGGCGGAAAGACTCCACAAACACCCAATTCTGCTGGCGGTGATCACTCTTGCAAAACATGCAGCAA GTCATTCAACTCTGATGGCGCTCTTTCGTCTCACAACAAGGCCAAGCACGGCGCTAAGTAG
- the LOC137715515 gene encoding uncharacterized protein At4g22758-like has translation MPSPKISSRRGQPEEKNRRPRPLSVRSSSFHGQFTDAAPPPQLRRPKTVPDMASFRNAVGTTVSSTELRPKLTKLLLNVTIQGSVGAVHVVMSPESKVGDLVAAAVRQYGKEGRRPILPSVEPSLFDLHYSQFSLESLDREKKLMELGSRNFFLCPNAIAVGGAGGGGGGATASSASCLKEAEKVSRTGFAWLKFMDFLL, from the exons ATGCCGAGCCCGAAGATTTCTAGCCGAAGGGGGCAGCCGGAAGAGAAGAACCGCAGGCCGAGACCGCTCTCTGTTCGATCGTCATCGTTCCACGGCCAGTTCACGGATGCGGCACCGCCGCCACAGCTTCGGAGGCCCAAAACGGTGCCGGACATGGCGTCGTTCAGGAACGCAGTCGGAACAACGGTGTCGTCGACGGAATTACGGCCGAAGCTGACGAAGCTGCTCCTTAACGTTACGATCCAGGGGAGCGTCGGGGCCGTACATGTTGTGATGTCGCCGGAATCAAAGGTCGGAGATTTGGTCGCGGCGGCCGTGCGGCAGTACGGCAAGGAAGGTCGCCGTCCAATCTTGCCTTCCGTTGAGCCGTCGTTATTCGACCTCCATTACTCGCAGTTCAGCTTAGAAA GTTTGGATAGGGAGAAGAAGCTGATGGAGTTGGGATCCAGGAACTTTTTTCTATGCCCAAACGCAATAGCGGTGGGCGGGGCCGGTGGCGGCGGCGGAGGAGCGACGGCGTCGTCCGCTTCGTGTTTGAAAGAGGCGGAGAAAGTTTCACGAACTGGGTTTGCGTGGCTTAAGTTCATGGATTTCTTGTTGTAA
- the LOC137716110 gene encoding splicing factor U2af small subunit B-like, which yields MYQRPDMITPGVDGQGQPIDPRQMQRHFEEFYEDLFLELSKYGDIESLNVCDNLADHMVGNVYVQFREEEHAANALRNLSGRFYAGRPIIVDYSPVTDFREATCRQYEENTCNRGGYCNFMHLKRIGRELRRELFGSYKRRHSRSRSRSRSPYRHRSYEERSHGSQGHSRRYDDEDRYPESWSRRNKTVSPGRRKGRSRSRSPGRRRNHSPIREGSEERRAKIEQWNREREQDENASKVNTDRSNTNGHEPMEQQYNGHEERQQ from the exons ATGTACCAGCGGCCCGATATGATCACCCCCGGCGTCGACGGCCAGGGCCAGCCCATCGACCCCCGCCAGATGCAGCGGCACTTCGAG GAGTTTTATGAGGATCTATTTCTGGAGTTGAGCAAGTATGGCGACATTGAAAGTCTGAATGTCTGCGACAACCTAGCCGACCACATG GTGGGCAATGTGTATGTTCAGTTTAGGGAGGAAGAACATGCTGCAAATGCGCTTCGGAACCTGAGTGGAAGATTTTATGCTG GTCGTCCTATCATTGTTGACTATTCACCGGTGACAGACTTCCGTGAAGCCACCTGCAGGCAATATGAGGAGAATACATGCAACCGTGGTGGATACTGCAATTTTATGCACCTGAAAAGGATTGGCAG GGAATTGAGGCGTGAATTATTTGGGAGCTATAAGAGAAGGCATAGTCGCAGTCGAAGCAGGAGTCGCAGCCCTTACCGGCATCGTAGCTATGAAGAGCGCTCTCATGGTAGCCAGGGTCATAGTAGAAGGTATGATGATGAGGATCGCTATCCTGAAAGCTGGAGCCGGAGGAACAAGACTGTAAGCCCCGGTCGAAGGAAAGGACGCAGTAGAAGTAGAAGCcctggaagaagaagaaaccacaGTCCGATTAGAGAAGGAAGTGAAGAGAGACGGGCAAAGATTGAGCAGTGGAACAGGGAAAGAGAACAGGATGAAAATGCTAGTAAGGTCAACACTGACCGAAGTAACACTAATGGGCATGAACCAATGGAACAACAGTACAATGGCCATGAGGAACGGCAACAATAG